In Dermacentor variabilis isolate Ectoservices chromosome 7, ASM5094787v1, whole genome shotgun sequence, a genomic segment contains:
- the LOC142589016 gene encoding sulfotransferase 1C2-like, with the protein MRDREALQDMHVEQGDKESRTKKPSLQLVRGTPFATHLLRECIESAMDYGHRDGDLFIVTYLKCGTTWMQHIVYLIQNGGVPPANAPQFHSASPYFEVNGSHCVQWTTRPGSIKSHLPLHQTGYSPEARYIIVIRNPFDAVVSLHHFWRMISSYEYDGDFNDSFENFVAGSINSGDYFEFYRAWCQRINDPNVLFLVYEDMRKDTEAAILKVARFLGHEHEERMLADNGRVLKDVLRYSSFEEMKNYTNKMIHDFYEGEFPFQGEEYKGLRYLHETIRRGRGSATGDDSACSADKVDYVRKAVVGDWKNYFSPDQTRRLSEKFWRETHNTPMANLWPELNAGGQESI; encoded by the coding sequence GTGATAAAGAAAGCAGAACTAAGAAGCCGAGCCTGCAGCTGGTGAGGGGCACACCGTTCGCCACGCATCTCCTTCGCGAGTGCATCGAGTCGGCCATGGACTACGGCCACCGGGACGGTGACCTGTTCATCGTGACATACCTGAAGTGCGGCACCACGTGGATGCAGCACATCGTGTACCTCATCCAAAACGGCGGCGTCCCTCCGGCGAATGCCCCCCAGTTCCACAGTGCATCGCCTTACTTCGAGGTGAACGGTTCGCACTGCGTGCAATGGACGACCCGACCTGGATCCATTAAGAGTCACCTGCCACTGCACCAGACGGGCTACTCCCCGGAGGCACGCTACATTATCGTGATCAGAAACCCTTTCGATGCCGTGGTGTCGTTGCACCACTTTTGGCGCATGATATCGTCGTACGAGTACGACGGGGACTTCAATGACTCCTTCGAGAACTTCGTGGCGGGCAGCATCAACAGTGGGGACTACTTCGAATTCTACCGAGCATGGTGCCAACGGATCAATGATCCAAACGTGCTTTTTCTCGTCTACGAAGACATGAGGAAGGACACCGAGGCAGCGATACTGAAGGTCGCGAGGTTTCTCGGGCACGAGCACGAAGAGCGCATGTTGGCCGACAATGGCAGGGTTCTCAAAGACGTGCTCAGGTACAGCAGTTTCGAGGAGATGAAAAATTACACTAACAAGATGATCCACGACTTTTACGAAGGAGAGTTCCCGTTCCAAGGAGAAGAGTACAAAGGTCTTCGCTACCTCCACGAAACCATTCGCCGAGGTCGCGGCTCTGCCACTGGTGACGACTCTGCATGTTCGGCGGACAAAGTAGACTACGTGCGCAAGGCAGTCGTTGGCGACTGGAAAAATTATTTCTCACCAGATCAGACCAGGCGCTTGAGCGAGAAGTTCTGGCGGGAGACTCACAACACCCCTATGGCCAACTTGTGGCCCGAGTTGAACGCTGGCGGCCAAGAGAGCATTTGA